Proteins encoded by one window of Flavobacterium sp. N502540:
- a CDS encoding polysaccharide lyase family 8 super-sandwich domain-containing protein, with amino-acid sequence MLLSVGLIALVFNFSYAQLSVVNEIAVKYRNWLTGENLDYSKTEVKERYSRYLTNGIAAKNLSAYDFANPGPAWNFTVSADQTAYQVLVEQKLIRLVFLYQLKGSATSPNPDYHSTTLRDSILALFNYMKAKGISNTANFGYVSVPETEEVITSHHGVCLRSSGYATAVFLMKDELVAVGEFTHHLGALKTLTAFISPDYPNFNFTNPGFNSDVIRSSIQQRFCYVLAQDDASTTKVTDMDFLKRFIDNALQISNGWNDCIKPDFITYHHRGAYSNSYGVEALHQSSIMNMMLKNTSYELNAEAQSNLKNAILNYSKFSKGFEMPLGLAGRFFTNTDALNDLRPALAFLYVTDPVANLEAGREFVRLWNLSATANTNLLRQNALSITLVYTPGGVIDILQTLNSGLSPLPEITDGQFNFPFAGLSVHKYNGFQASIKGTNKHIWHFEDSASENVFGRYTSAGAMDLLTTGAPVTRASNGYSENGWDWSHLPGTTVAYLPLNVLETGTMREMNGKSFLAVGSLDNNGVFGMDYKDYNSATGMTALKSNFFFKNMILCLGSNIRDTNGTYPIHTTLFQTALANTTTATYVNGTATTGNTYTLTQTGAFWATDALGNGYVVPANSSNTDAITVNRLEQNSRNNSNTTNTSGNFTTAFINHGSAPVSAKFQYAVVLQGGQTATQQLAANFTSYFKIYHQNSQAHIVQYLPDALFGYVIFTPNTIFTYDVVVSVNKPAAVMTQKTDNGNRLKVSLTNPNLGLLAPNETYTWSQISSQNSILNRVAQADPVKLTLAGQWELAAPTSNITTTINGANTEVTFNTINGLTIQTELVKSSALAIPDPAEHASKDLTVIVAPNPSQSDFKINVTAEPGQTIFVNVFDTLGKRVNILKSDYGQTIFLGSDWTPGIYFAEIRQGKQKKTVKLIKQ; translated from the coding sequence ATGCTTTTATCCGTCGGGCTAATAGCCTTAGTTTTTAACTTTTCGTACGCTCAGTTGAGTGTTGTAAACGAGATTGCCGTCAAATATCGAAACTGGCTCACAGGGGAGAATCTCGATTATTCTAAAACAGAAGTCAAAGAAAGATACAGTCGTTACCTTACTAATGGTATAGCCGCCAAAAACCTTTCAGCATATGACTTTGCTAATCCGGGTCCAGCATGGAATTTTACCGTCAGTGCCGACCAGACTGCGTATCAGGTTTTGGTTGAACAAAAACTAATACGCTTAGTCTTTTTGTACCAGTTAAAAGGGTCAGCCACAAGTCCTAATCCCGATTATCACAGCACAACATTGCGCGATTCTATTTTGGCACTTTTCAACTATATGAAAGCAAAAGGCATTAGCAACACTGCTAATTTTGGTTATGTCTCTGTGCCCGAAACCGAAGAAGTTATCACCAGTCACCATGGTGTTTGTCTACGCTCGTCAGGATATGCTACTGCCGTTTTTTTAATGAAAGACGAACTGGTCGCCGTCGGAGAATTTACACATCATTTAGGAGCGCTTAAAACTTTAACCGCTTTTATTTCTCCGGATTACCCTAATTTCAACTTCACCAATCCCGGTTTCAATTCTGACGTTATCCGTTCTTCCATTCAGCAGCGATTTTGTTATGTACTGGCTCAGGACGATGCTTCAACTACAAAAGTCACCGATATGGATTTTCTGAAACGTTTTATTGACAATGCACTCCAAATAAGCAATGGCTGGAACGATTGTATTAAGCCTGATTTTATTACCTATCATCACAGAGGTGCTTATTCCAACTCGTACGGAGTAGAAGCGCTGCATCAGTCTTCGATTATGAATATGATGCTCAAAAACACCTCCTATGAATTAAATGCCGAAGCACAAAGCAACTTAAAAAATGCCATTTTAAACTACAGCAAATTCAGTAAAGGTTTTGAAATGCCTTTAGGGCTCGCCGGAAGATTCTTCACCAACACTGATGCGCTTAACGACTTACGACCTGCACTGGCATTTTTATATGTAACCGATCCTGTAGCCAATCTGGAAGCAGGGAGAGAATTTGTCCGCCTTTGGAACCTTTCTGCAACCGCTAATACTAATTTACTGAGACAAAATGCCCTATCGATCACATTGGTCTATACACCAGGCGGTGTTATTGACATACTGCAGACTTTAAACTCGGGACTTAGCCCTCTTCCGGAAATAACCGACGGGCAATTTAATTTTCCCTTTGCCGGATTGAGCGTTCACAAATACAATGGCTTTCAGGCAAGCATCAAAGGAACCAATAAACACATCTGGCATTTTGAGGATTCGGCCTCAGAAAATGTTTTTGGCAGATACACCTCTGCAGGCGCTATGGATTTACTGACCACCGGTGCTCCTGTGACCCGAGCTTCAAACGGTTATTCTGAAAATGGCTGGGATTGGTCGCATCTTCCCGGAACAACGGTTGCCTACCTTCCGTTAAACGTACTTGAAACAGGCACTATGAGGGAAATGAACGGAAAATCGTTTCTGGCAGTAGGTTCTTTAGACAACAACGGTGTTTTTGGTATGGATTATAAAGATTATAATTCGGCTACCGGAATGACGGCCCTAAAATCTAATTTTTTCTTTAAAAATATGATTCTTTGTCTGGGTTCTAATATCAGAGATACAAACGGAACCTACCCTATTCATACCACTCTGTTTCAAACTGCGCTCGCCAATACGACAACAGCCACTTATGTTAATGGTACAGCTACTACAGGCAATACTTATACACTTACCCAAACGGGAGCCTTCTGGGCGACAGATGCCTTAGGCAATGGCTACGTTGTTCCTGCCAATTCGAGCAATACCGATGCCATAACTGTTAACCGACTCGAGCAAAACTCCCGAAATAACAGTAATACGACCAATACGAGCGGTAATTTTACTACTGCTTTTATCAATCATGGTAGCGCACCAGTATCCGCCAAATTTCAATATGCGGTCGTACTACAGGGCGGACAGACCGCTACACAACAACTGGCAGCTAATTTTACTTCTTACTTTAAAATCTACCATCAAAACAGTCAGGCACACATTGTACAATACCTGCCGGATGCCCTATTTGGTTATGTTATTTTTACTCCAAATACTATATTTACTTATGATGTAGTGGTGAGTGTAAACAAACCGGCCGCTGTGATGACTCAAAAAACAGACAACGGAAACCGATTAAAAGTCAGTCTGACCAATCCAAACTTAGGGTTGTTGGCTCCCAATGAAACTTATACCTGGAGTCAGATTAGCAGTCAAAACTCAATTTTAAACAGAGTGGCACAAGCAGATCCGGTAAAACTAACGTTGGCAGGTCAGTGGGAATTGGCCGCACCAACTTCCAATATAACCACCACTATCAATGGTGCTAATACAGAAGTGACCTTCAATACCATTAACGGACTTACAATTCAAACCGAACTCGTGAAATCATCCGCATTGGCTATTCCTGATCCGGCGGAGCACGCTTCTAAAGATTTAACCGTAATTGTTGCTCCCAACCCTTCACAATCTGATTTTAAAATCAATGTTACAGCTGAGCCCGGACAGACTATTTTTGTAAATGTGTTCGACACTTTAGGAAAACGTGTCAACATCCTAAAATCAGATTACGGGCAAACCATCTTTCTGGGCAGTGACTGGACTCCCGGAATATACTTTGCCGAAATACGTCAGGGCAAACAAAAGAAAACCGTCAAATTAATAAAACAATAA
- the hepC gene encoding heparin-sulfate lyase HepC, whose translation MKNLKKTITLLLLFTTAYFTHAQEKQLTKESFDVVNLHYPGLEKVNQLYNSGKYDEAARALLTYYRERKNIKNPDFNVGDEARFRGKDIGKANQLKADNALLHQFQPHKGYGYFDYGTDINWDYWPVKDNEVRWQLHRVTWWQPMGMAYRSSGDEKYAKEWVSQFRDWERKNVLGRSKENDQIAWRPLEVSERIQSLPGTFNLFVVSPNFTPAFLMEFLNSFSKQTAYIPKNYSKEGNHLLFEAQRVLGAGASFPELKAAEEWRKSGIEILNREIKLQVLPDGVQWELSPIYHVACIDIFLKAYKSAKMAGVEKEFPETYSKTIEKMMVATANISFPDYSTPMFGDSWIFDKNGRIKQFLSWSKMFPENGLLKYLGTAGAEGQLPNYKSQALSDGGFYTFRNGWNDQSTVMIVKAGPSAEFHAQPDNGTFELWVKGRNFTPDTGCYIYSGDAEVTKMRNWFRQTKVHSTLTLDNQNMVITKAKENKWSTSKNLDQLTYTNPSYTDLNHQRTILFIDQKYFLILDKAIGKASGNLGVHFQLKEDSKPVFNKTNNSVTTTYEDGNNLLIQSLNTDKVTLNEEEGKVSYQYAKEIARPAFVFEKAKTTAATQSFITVVYPYDGTKAPEISIKMNKVNNFEKGIIDMSLQIDGKKSEVKTNLND comes from the coding sequence ATGAAAAACCTTAAAAAAACAATAACCTTATTACTGCTATTTACCACCGCTTATTTTACTCATGCACAGGAAAAACAACTGACAAAAGAAAGTTTTGATGTTGTCAACCTTCATTATCCCGGTTTGGAAAAAGTAAATCAGCTGTACAATTCTGGCAAATACGATGAAGCTGCAAGAGCCTTGCTTACGTATTACCGCGAGCGAAAAAATATCAAAAATCCTGATTTTAATGTGGGCGATGAAGCCCGATTTAGAGGGAAAGATATTGGAAAAGCCAATCAGTTAAAGGCCGATAATGCTTTGTTGCATCAGTTTCAGCCTCACAAAGGTTATGGCTATTTTGATTACGGAACCGATATTAACTGGGATTATTGGCCTGTAAAAGACAATGAAGTACGTTGGCAGCTGCATCGTGTAACCTGGTGGCAACCTATGGGAATGGCCTACAGAAGCAGCGGCGATGAAAAATATGCCAAAGAATGGGTTTCCCAGTTTCGTGATTGGGAGAGAAAAAACGTTTTAGGGCGTTCGAAAGAAAACGATCAGATTGCCTGGCGTCCATTAGAAGTATCAGAGCGCATACAAAGTCTTCCCGGAACCTTCAACCTGTTTGTAGTTTCACCGAATTTCACGCCCGCTTTTCTGATGGAATTCCTAAACAGTTTTTCAAAGCAGACGGCCTATATTCCTAAAAATTACAGCAAAGAAGGCAATCATTTATTATTTGAAGCACAGCGCGTTTTGGGAGCAGGAGCTTCTTTTCCGGAACTCAAAGCAGCAGAAGAATGGCGCAAAAGCGGAATTGAAATACTCAATCGTGAAATCAAATTACAAGTTCTTCCTGATGGAGTGCAATGGGAACTTTCACCCATCTATCATGTTGCCTGTATTGATATCTTTTTAAAAGCGTATAAATCGGCTAAAATGGCCGGAGTCGAAAAGGAATTTCCCGAAACCTACAGCAAAACAATCGAAAAAATGATGGTTGCAACGGCCAATATCTCCTTTCCTGATTACAGTACTCCTATGTTTGGCGATTCCTGGATCTTTGATAAAAACGGCAGAATAAAGCAATTTCTAAGCTGGTCAAAAATGTTTCCCGAAAACGGGCTTTTGAAATATTTAGGTACGGCTGGTGCCGAAGGACAATTACCCAACTATAAATCCCAAGCTTTATCAGACGGAGGTTTTTATACTTTTAGAAACGGATGGAACGATCAATCGACTGTGATGATTGTTAAAGCGGGGCCTTCTGCTGAATTTCATGCGCAGCCGGATAATGGTACTTTTGAACTTTGGGTAAAAGGACGCAATTTTACACCGGACACGGGCTGTTATATTTACAGCGGAGATGCTGAGGTAACTAAAATGAGAAACTGGTTCCGCCAAACCAAAGTACACAGTACGTTAACACTCGACAATCAAAACATGGTCATTACCAAAGCCAAAGAGAACAAATGGAGTACCTCTAAAAACTTAGATCAATTAACCTATACCAATCCAAGTTATACTGACTTAAACCACCAACGCACCATTCTTTTTATAGATCAGAAGTACTTTTTGATTCTTGATAAAGCGATTGGAAAAGCTAGCGGAAACTTAGGCGTTCATTTTCAATTAAAAGAAGACAGCAAACCCGTTTTCAATAAAACGAACAATAGTGTTACGACCACTTACGAAGACGGTAACAATCTTTTGATACAATCCTTAAATACCGACAAAGTAACACTAAACGAAGAAGAAGGCAAAGTTTCCTATCAGTACGCCAAAGAAATTGCACGCCCGGCTTTTGTTTTTGAAAAAGCAAAAACCACTGCTGCAACACAAAGTTTTATTACGGTAGTTTATCCATATGATGGAACTAAAGCTCCGGAGATCAGTATTAAGATGAATAAGGTTAATAATTTCGAAAAAGGAATTATTGATATGAGTTTACAAATTGATGGTAAAAAAAGTGAGGTAAAAACAAATCTGAATGATTAA